GGTGTGGCTGGAGAAGTGATTAGCCACAAAGATGGCACGGAAACAAGAGAAAGCACATTTGATGAGAAGCTGCAGAGGGTGGCAACAAGGAAAGATTCAAATGATTCACCCAACTTCACTCCGTTTACACCATCATTGCAATGCTTTGAGTAAGATTCTACATTTTGAATCCCAGTAACCTTGAAATGCTATGTCATAGTTTGATCCGTAATTATCTTTTGATTGATTCTTACTTTATTTTTTTTCAGTGATAATTATAACATAACAAAATCCAAGGTCCTTCCGGCAATAGGCCGTCCATCCCCTCAATCTACTCTTACCATCATTTCACATTACGAAAAATCAACAAGATCTCCTCAGAGAAATTCAGAGAACAGTGATAATTGTATGGACACAAGTAAAATATTATTGGACGTGACTTCGTATGATAGGCAAGAGGATTACGAGAACATTGGTACTTTGGAGACTACTTCACCAAGATGTTATGCAGTCCCAACTACATGCCATCTTACTCCACTGTCAGGTCCTGGGTCATTGGCCATAACTTCTTCAGCATCATCAACAACAAGCGATTTGAGAAATGCTTCACAAGTTCAGCTGCACCCTGGAAGTCACTGCATCTTGTCAGGTAGTTCTCTTCATTGGCGTAGTTCACCTGTCACCCCTATGCATCAGTTAGGTGGGTTGAAATCATTCCAAGGTTTTGACTCTGAAAAGGGACATCATGACGTTCTGCAAGATGATACACCTCAGATACTGAAGGATACTTCTATCCCCATTAAGTCGGTGAAAGTGAGTTCTCCAAATAAGAAGCGTGTTTCTCCTCCTCACAGCCACATTCATGAGCTTGGTACAAGCTCTTCGGGGGCCTTGAGAAGTGGCCGCAAGTTCATACTGAGGGCTGTGCCTTCTTTTCCACCTCTTACCCCTTGTATTGGTTCGAAAGGTAGTAGCACCATTCAGAACATGGGTAATCCTCTTCAAGACAAGGATTGAAAGAAGTGATTGACACTACTGGAATCCATGGCGAGACGGGTGAGGTGAGTTATCGTAGTTCCTCAACTTGCCATTAATATGAGAGTACTAAAGCTTCATTACTAATACTAATATTGGCATATTACTTTTTCCAGATTACTCCAAGGATCATTGGTGGCTCTGATTGTTGTACTTTGGGCTGAGAAAGAAAACTTTTCCAGACATTCTTCTGTGGTTTGAATGTTGTCAGGTTCAAATATGGTGACATCTTCAGATGTCTGGCTGTATTCAGGCCCGTTCGAAATGCAAATCATAGTATTCATTCTTATGTGAATAGGAATGGAAAACAAGAGATTCTTTATATCGAAATATGGACAAAGTATAAATCTATTCCTTATGTGTATGATTATCACAGTTATTTACTGAATCATGTGGCTGTGTTTTACTAATGAAAACACATCGCTGCTGCATCATTATTTGCATTCATTTCTTCATGTTTTTTCCTATGATTTTAGTTTGCATTTCTTTTGTTGTTGAATTGAATCTTTCTGTTGCTCAATTGTTCCATTGAATCTGTAACAAGTTTATCTTTCTTGTTTCTAAATTGACATAATTATTTAGTTGTGAAAGACGAATCACTATTATTGGAAAATAATAATCCTTTCTTGTTCCATCAGCTGGTTTTTACTAGGTTGTATATTTTCCACTGCAGACCATCTAACAGCATACTTCTGCTTCATTCAGGCTTTAAGCAAATGAATTGTGTTGAACCTATAAATTGTTTATTTTTTTTTTCTGCCCCACAATTTTAGACCACGTTTCCACAATCGTAACACAGGAAATCTTAACATGGTACTTTGATCCCAAAAATCTAGAGCACTGTAGAGCCAAACTTAACGAGCATGAATGAATTGAAACAATGAAGAACACTCTGAACTGAAGAAATGTAACAAAGCACTTCACTATCATTTTTCTTTTAGCCAATAAAGGACTGCATTATCAAACAAATATCTGTGAATGTGAACAAAGAGAACCACATCTGGCTCCCATCTCCCCATCCTCGATTACAAAAGCAGACACATTATTTTTGACAAAGGAAAGAGAGCCAGAGAGAGATCATAAGAACTGCCACTAACATATATGTATCCCCAAACCACCATCTATTCTAGTCGGAATGCCCTCTTATAGTCTTCTTGTCCCTTTTTGACTATAAAGTCATCCTCATTTGTAAATAATCCCCATGCATACTATCTCATCATTCACCATAATTATTGATTTTCGACTAGTAAGATCGGGATCCTTCAAGCCCCAAACTTGCAGTCAGCCAAGTACAAAGTTCATCAGTTTCTTCAGGGATGGTATAATGGCCTAGACTGCATTGACAAGTATAGGATTCATTAAACTGATATTGGAAAAATGAACAAAATATGAAACTTAATGAAGGCAGATTCACATACCCATTGTATGTTCTAAACATGAGATTTTGAAATCCAGCTGCACTTAAGGTCTGTGCGGATTTCTCTCCATGTTTATGTGCAACCACATCATCACCTTCAAAGAAGAATCAAGGCTTCAAATAGATTAAACTATGCTTCGTATATCTTTTGTCTCTAAAATTGCAAATTATAAATTTAACCAACCAAACAAACAATCTAGCAGCTTGAAGGTGTTTCCAAAGATGCTTCAGGAGAACTGGATCTTATAGTACTGGATATGAGAAGATCTGATTACCTGTGCCATGACAAATCAAAATGGGCAAGGATGCTGCATGCCTTGAAGCCTCGCGTGACCTTTCCATCCGGTTCCTTAAGGTCCTATAAGAAATATGGATTGCTGAAATCAGTCAGTTGATTGATTATTAACAATACATGTGTACGTGTGTAGGGTTTATGTTGTGCATGAACAAATCCTTATCAGTTCCAACATGATAGAAGATCACCTCGAACATGGCAGCCAGCCACTTAGACCAACAATTGCACTAAGGTTAACTGGATATGGGTTTCCATTTCCATATTGGCCTAAAACGCGACATGTGGCAGAGTAGAGGGCAGTTGCAGCACCCATGCTGAAGCCTCCAACACCTAGTTTTACTGCTCAAAAGAGCAAAATTTACATAAACAAATATATAAAGCATCTATAGTTCCTTTAAGAAGAATCACGTCAATAACACTACAGAGCCAATATTTTCGTAAGAAAATTGATTCACAACTTGAATGCAAAACCACAAATTATCTTCCTTCTAATTAGATGTAAAAGAATTCTGGATTCCATATATCTGCTAGTCTTAACACCATGACAAAATAAGGTAAGCTGATTCTATAGCATAGTTGAGTGAGAGTTCTGCAATTCAATTGGCAGAAGGCAATTATGATTCTAGTATTCTATGATGTGAGAAAAATTAAATTTACCTGATGTTTAATTTACAGATAAAAGGGAGCATTTAGTATCATTTCTTTTAGCTAACAATTCATGTGATTACATGAATGGGCAAAAACAGTTCATTATACTAACAGAATTAAACAGAACCTGATCAGAAAAGACAACAGATAGCAGGGAGCATTAACTGATCAGAGTATAGTTGCTATAGTAAAATCATGAATCGTGAAAGCTGAATAGTGTTGTAAAGCAAAATAAGCAAATAACTTCAATTCAACGGAGCACAAGGGAAGGTGCCCAATTACAGAGAATTTTCACTATTGAATTTAATCATTTTATTTAAAAAGTAGAAATTGCATGAACCCTGAGTCCATAAGCCCAATACTCTTTATATTCCTCTTCACTACATTACCAAGAAATACCAGGCCCTAATTTATCCTATGTTAAAACACTTTTCTTGACAACTTTGTAACAGACAAATACAATAAAGATATAAGAGTGTAGAAATATTTCAAGAATGGAACATACTATCAGCAGGTTCTGTTGACAAGAGATTTGCAACATGCGCTGCTGAGGCATCTAACCCCTCCATGTCATCAGGAGCATCTTCTGAAATGTCCCCCATGTCAAACCCTGTTATGAATTTAATTGAATAGATGAGCTTATGCTCTATAGATTCATATAAATAACAAAAATAATAATCATAAAACAAACAGTTGTCCTAGTTACTGGATATCAAATCCATTCTGATGGTGGTTTTCAGCAAGAGAATAGATCTTACAAGCAGTGCAAGGAAATCCGCCAAATAATGCTACAGGCCGAGAGGGAGCAGTAGGGCAAATCCACTTGATCTGTGTATAATAAGACAGTTCTATTAAACAACCAGTATAGTATCTGAAAGTAAGCCTCTTGCATATGCATGTGCATAATGGTAAACTATAGCTTAAAATGACTATACACGTACATTTGGAAGAGGAAGGGTTTCCAAGAGCTGGGACCAACTGCAAAACAAAGAATCAAGTGGGAAAATCCAGCTTAGAACCACTAGTGGTTAATTTATCTTATCAACTGAGCATAAAGAGGAGCTGGAATAACACAACATTTCTGTCCAATAACTAGCTAGGAAGGTTGGCGGCACTTCAAGTAGGAGATTCATTACAATAGTATTTAAGGAACACTTGTTAAAACTATATATCTAAATATAGGACCATATGTAATCAAATTTAAGAATATGCCTGATCAACAATTTGTATAATTTTGATTTGTTTGCAATAATGTCTTGGCAAACATTCATACATTAAATCAATGTATTTCATTTTGATAAAACTAAAGGCAGCTAAGCTAGTGAAGAAGTGGTCCCCTATTCTTGGCTTGGAATATTCAAATACATGATTCAAGACTTCCCAAACATGACTTAAATGTCAAAAAGAGGAATCAAAGGAACACTTATGAAATTGTTTCTTTGGTTCATGGCAGTATCGATATCCACATCAAGTCAATCAGAGTTAGAATCTTCCAAATGCAATGTAAGCGCTAAAAGACAAGTTAAATAACAGACCATTCCATAACAGGACAAAGACCTTGATATTCTTCAATTTCCAT
The window above is part of the Fragaria vesca subsp. vesca linkage group LG2, FraVesHawaii_1.0, whole genome shotgun sequence genome. Proteins encoded here:
- the LOC101295195 gene encoding acyl-protein thioesterase 2-like → MSYNNPNTGSGSRTGRLEFGRTHVVRPKGTHQATIVWLHGLGDKGSSWSQLLETLPLPNIKWICPTAPSRPVALFGGFPCTAWFDMGDISEDAPDDMEGLDASAAHVANLLSTEPADIKLGVGGFSMGAATALYSATCRVLGQYGNGNPYPVNLSAIVGLSGWLPCSRTLRNRMERSREASRHAASLPILICHGTGDDVVAHKHGEKSAQTLSAAGFQNLMFRTYNGLGHYTIPEETDELCTWLTASLGLEGSRSY